From Phaenicophaeus curvirostris isolate KB17595 chromosome 2, BPBGC_Pcur_1.0, whole genome shotgun sequence:
AATGAGTAACTGTTGGAAGCAGTGGTGTTGTCTCCTATTTTTTGGTGCAAACCCCAAACCTCAGTCTTGGGGACATGACAGCTGTAATCATATTTCTAAGCTCTGTCTTGATAGGAGTTATGAATATTTGAACTTCCTGGAGATAGTCCTTCCTGACTAGTGATCATGATAGATCACTGACTAGTGATCCATGACGAGATGCATCTGCACTCTAATGGATCTTCTCTTTAACTAACAGTTGGCTTTGCTTGTGAGTGTTTGTATGTCCAGTGAAGTGGTTTTCAACCCACCCTATGGCTTATCTGTTGCTGATAGAGATTATTTTTACTATCCCTCTGGTGTCTCAAAATGAGAAACCACAATGGATAGATGCTCTAGTTTCAtgatttttctgtaatgaatGAGGGCTTGCAGAGTGATGTGGAAAGACTCATGACTGCTGAAAAAAAGCgaggtggggaggaggttgCTTAAGAGATATTTGTCTTGGCTGATCAAGCCCTCACTCCTTGCCGACCAAAGCTAAAAGCTGTGCCTCAGCCGTAGTTTGAAAAGTtgcatgtttttttgttttgcaatacTCTAGAGAACGCATTTTGTCCAGCTTTACAGGGTgtgggttggttggtttgtgtgggtttctccttttgtttttttccccagtgccTTGTATTGTGTCAGTCTTTCAGCCAAATCCTTCAACTGCTGAGTCTTCCAGTTCTAAAGGTGAACATCCTGCTTCGTGCTTACTCTTTCATCTCTTCCCTAACCAGTATTTTAATAAGTAATACTGGAAGGCAATTTCTCCATGAAGTATCCTGGCCCAGTGTGGGGAAACACTGAAAAACCTCAATGAGCTGTTTAATGAGGTTGACGTGTTGTAATGCACGTTCTGTGTCTTGTGAGCCAGATCTGTTCCCGCTGTTACTTTAGGCTGTCGGGTTCTTTCCATTCCATTAACTCTAACTCCTGATAGGTTATTCTTTCCATAATATTCTTTTCCCTGATATCCCTTTCATGCAgagtatttgttttgtttggtttgggtttggtttttttttttcagattattgCCATGATGACGAAATTCCTTCGTTCTTTTGCAGTTTTGCATGAATGTGCTCTGGCTTACACATGGAAGGGAATGTGGCATTTGCCGTCTGCTtttgcagagaaggagaaagcagaCACGCAAATCAGTAAAAGTGATAggcttgatttattttttttaaaactttttaacaTTGAGACTGTAAGAAAATAAGGCAGCAAAATCAATATTTGTCTGTAACTTACTTCAGAAAAACTGAGAGGGTGGTGAGAAGAGTAGAGAAGAAGGGAAGGTATATTTTCTGCAATTTGGAGCTTCTCAGCTGTTACAGTGATACTGACAGTGATTCCAGATGATTAAGTATGGGCAAATTTTTCTCACCATAGCAAGTACGAGAGTCCCTAATTCCATGGCTGTCAAACTTACCCACAGAGCAGTGTACTAAATTGCTGTAATTTGGGGCAGAATGTCGTTGAAGGGCTTGATAACTTCACTTGTGTCAAAAGCAAACTTCCCGTGTTctcattttaaacacaaatgTAAGATAGGCCTTAAGTTGTATCACAACGAACACTTGCATGACTATCTCCAccattttcagctgtttgatGTGTATTTAAAGTTCTTGTCTTATGACTTTAAGCCCTCAAACAAGGCAAACAAAGGAGAAATACCAAGTAAAATTGCCGAGAAAGCTGTTAGAGagcatttaaaatacagcatttttagTAGAAAAGTGTAGCACTTCTCAGAAGTAAAACTACTCGTGAAACAATGAGTTCTCAAGGCACTGCCAATAAgctgacattttaaaactagAGATTGAATTGGAGGGAGTGATTTGGTTCATGGGTGGAGCCCTCATGAACATAACACATCTTGAAATGCGGGTTACGTTTTTAACTGGAGCTAAAGCCAGGTTTATAAATTTAGGGCATTCTATTTATGGCTTCAGGTTTAAGCGAGATGAAAGCCGACATTTTGGCTGAGCTTAGGCTTTGAGGTTTCTTGGTTTGTTTGAAGTGAAACTCAGCGTGAACCCCAAGatataaatggaaaacaaaaccatgccTGGGTCTGGAAGTAAAATGTCTCTGCACAGCTGTTCCTGAACTTAGAACTTTCTGGGTTTAATGTGGTATTTtgtgttttggtggtttttttttttttttggggggggggttgtttgttttttagaaTTAATTTGGTAGTGggcagaaaatataatttcagtaTGCCACCTCAACTAAGACACCAAATGAACAGAGCGGCATAAGTTGAGATTAATTTCTAATTAACGCTATTAACTAAAACAGGTTTATTCAAAATGCTTAAAATTGATACATGCACCTCTAAAAATTTGTTGGTCGTGATACAGGTAGACTAGTTGTGAAGGTAGCTTTAGAGAGTTCTTTTTGTAGTTTTATCTTTTTAACTTTggacttttttctccttcagttctcttctgctttcaACAAGCTGTCAGGTATTTGTTGAAAAGAGAAGTCTTCAAGGtgtgtttaaaagcaaacaaacaaaaagaaggcaaaaaatgTTCCCTCAATAATCTGatttcttcctccctgtctgAATTCCCTTATTGTATTACTTGTTACTTGTACACAAGTAATCTAATACCAGCAGtgatttagaaagaaaacattaccttgcttttataaaaaaagcttgaaaactGTTTCCTTTATTTGAAACCAGACAGTCTTTGATATCCTTCTTCTTACAAGTCCTAGTTGGTTTTatgttgggattttttgtgttttggtttttttttttgacaggagaaagtggcagaaaataatttttcccccttcctttcttATCAGCCTGATATTAGAATTGTTTGTTACAAGTGATTTGTCTGTGGGATTATTTTTATCAAGCTGTCATAAATGGCAGTGCTTCCATGGGAGGAAAGAAGAGTGATGCCTGAGGTTTTgggttttcccttctcttttttgaCCCAGATTATAGACGTTCAAAACACAGTCCTGTAAGACTGCTGTTGACTATTGGCTCTTCagcaaaaaccccacaacttgTAGTAATAGTGGCTGTGTTtaaggtttattttaatttgcatggCCAGTTACCTACATCAGTTTTTAGACAGTTGGTTTTGAGTGTAAAACCATGCGCACATCACATACTGTCAGTGTGAGTTTGCTCAGGCTAGCCAGCAGTGGTGGCAGACTAGAATGCTATTCATATCGCCAAACAGTTGATAACGAGATTTTCTCAGAAACTCCATGTGTCTGTGGTGTTGTCTTCTTGCACGGACTAGAATTAGATTGGTTTTGAGTGCTTTGCtctatttttcccctttcaattTGTCTCTGCTGACCAAAGGAGTTTTCTTTCTGACTCTGAAAGATCCCAAAAACACCTGTGGTGTGCACAGGAAGCAAGGCAAAAAACTACAGCTATTTTGGGTTTGTCCattcagcaaagcaaagcaatctTCTAAATAGCTTTAAACTTGATTTTCTTACCTCTGCATATATCAGTCTGTGCTTAAAACAAGTCGATTTTGACAGTGCTTCTGCAGTCTTCATCTCAACAATTTGGATTTTTCAGGCTGccaaacaaaacaatttattttggcTGTGTATGCTTGACTGTTTAGTAAAATACTACACATTCCGGATGAGTGAAtaagatgctttaaaaaaaggtcCTGGGTTCTTTGTGGTCATCATAATATAGACTTACGAACTGAGACCTGATTTCTTACACCACTATTAAATCATAACGTTCTTAGTGTGTGTTGCCTCTCTTTTAGAATGTGTTGTTTCCCATGAGTATATACAGCCAGTATTACAATTTGGTGGGTTATCTCTGCCTTGAGACTGTTAGGTCTCAAATTAGGTCTGAGTTTTTTTATGCCAATAAATAAAATTCCTAAATACCTTAATATGGTCTTTTTAAGGAAAGATGGACATGCAACTTCCTAAAAActgctatttttaatataacTTGTATTTATTAGACAGAAAGATGATCCAAGACCTAGGCATGCTTTATTTTAACCCTTGCAGTGGTTTGAGACCAGAGGGATAAGGCTGACAAGAACATAGACTTCTAGGTTTACTCTTGACTCAAAATACTACTTTGTGCATGCTTTCACATGCATTCTTTCACCCCCTTGCTCTCACTTGATGTGTTGAGGACAACTTGCTTTTGCAATATCTTAAAAATACTACTGCCGTTAATAGCTTTTATTTGAATTCTGATGAATTCTGGAAATTGCAGTTGAGACTGCAGTAGCCTGTCTATAAACTCTTGAGACCTGGGCTGAACAGTTCCCAGAAATACAATTTGGGCAAATGGTagggaaaataaagtatttttgttttattcctttgatGGGGAATTAAAGTACAGAAACTGCAGCTCATTCAAAGTCATACAAAGTCTATGAAAGCAGCTGGGGAGTGAAACCCTGTCTTTAGAATTCAAAATTATGCCTGAATTGCAGTTCGCTTTTGACCATCAAGTCTTAGTGCAGTGTTTGGCGTGTGCTTCCCCAAAGCGGCAGCTGGCAGAGCACCACAAGTGCAGTTCTGCTACTGAAAAGCTCAAATGTGCAACTGCAGCTCTCAACTCTGCCTTGGCCCGAGGGAAGTGAGCACGTGGCATGGCCCTTTATGGACTAGCTGCTACCATTAGTTTGATCAGGGCCAGCAGAGATATGCATCAGGATATTCTCATGTCTGGCAAAcctcaagaaaaggaaatgtttttttgggGAGtgactgtcttttaaatattatttccttccctcttctgctGACCCTGTCAATTGCCAATTTGCAGCCTGACATTACAAATTGAGAGCAGAACACTAGTTAAAATGACATTTCTAGAGTCTAGTGATTAATTTGAATATACAGTACTACTCATGACTTATCTGTCAGCATGCAGTGTTTCACACATGGGTCTTTTCCATGTCTATCTGCAATTATCTCCCTACTTAGACTGCTGCTCTGTTGGAGTTTTTTTAGGGGAGAGGGTGTTTGTAGTGTTTCACTGCCAATTTTGTGACCTGAATGATATTGCATATtaatcattttctttcatcagcTGCATTTCTTAGGGGTTCAGATAGCTTAAGTATCCTTGAGAGTTAAATAGAAGCATTAGCCATATGAAAGAACATAAAACGTGGCCACAGGCAATGGCTTTTACTTCACAGTGTAAGACCTCCCCAGAAGGCTTGGCTTTGCTTGTCTGTCCTGCTGCCATTGAAAGGCAAAGCCATCTTGTTAATTCtcctttttctaatttttgttCCAATAGATCCCTGCTTCTCTTCCATCAGTACTTTCCCTGGATTTTGTTTCCAACACTAGTCTGGTGGATCTGGGGCTGTAACGGCCTCTCTGCCCTCTGGGCACTGACCCTCCCTCTCTTGGGCTGGGAAGTGGGTGAATCATTTTACTGAAGTTGACTGCTGCTCTGGTGGCCTTTAGCTGCTGTCATATCTAGTGTGAGCCTGGGGACAGGCTActcagaagaaggaaaactgcTGTAGGATAGAAAGTAGCAGTGGCTTAATTCCTACGTGATAGGGTACTTAGGTCTTTCaagatagaatttttttttcccctgccctCCTTGTGTACTGGGGAAGTACAGGTCTGTTTTATATTGTGTTGTGCGTTTTTTAAGCTGGGGTTTTATCAGTTCTGAAGTCTTAAAGCATCTTAACTTCAGGGTGGTAAATCTCTATTCGGTAGTATTGCCAAATGAGCTTAGGGAAATAAATCCCTAGATTTTGATATAGGGAATGACAGTCAGTGTAAATAATCCTTAACACCATTGCATTTGTTGTTTGTTGATGCAGAATTTATCTATGGCAAAATCTCCTGCTCTTAATTTTACTTCAtgactttcatttaaaaaaaaataaaattggagcAGGAGGGTTTTTTGAACTGACCTTATTCTAGCTGATCTATAATTATTTACAGCTTCTTTATGTCCTGCATCTTTTGATAACAGTCTATTCTTAATGAAAACATGGAATTTGGTGCTTCCTTGCCTGTAACCTTGGAAAAATGTCCAATGTATCTATTGCTTTAGAAAGCTCAGATGTTAGTCCATGAATCGAATCATGTGTAGCCAGCTGctgactgtttaaaaaaaaagttttataaatAATGAGTTCCTGAGTTAATACTTGTGTTTTGATGAGAAGGTTCTGAATATTACATAGGAGATGTGTAAGGCCTGCTAGATCTGGACTCCCTTTGAACTTAACATGCACGATAATTTAGGACTCGAGATCAAACACTTCTGGTGAAAACGATATGCAGCTAGGGCTTGTTTTAGACTTGGACCCATAGATGCTATCGCATTTTTATTCAGGAAAGGCCAGGTAATGAAGTAGGATGGGAAAGACATCACAAATCTATAATGAATTTCAAACGCATCTATTAACTGCTTGTAGCAAAAGCTGGTATTTGAAATGTCCTCTGAATTTTTTCAAAACTAATCAGGCCCATAATTACAACAGTGTAGGTCTAACAGTagatgcaatttctttttttggtgttttggggtgtttttttggtttggttttttttttttttcaccgtTAGTTCCATTGTACAAACAAAAGTCCAGACATTAGGTTGTTCTTTTCTGGAATTGCTATGGTGCTGTGTTCCTAAATACAGTAATGCTTATGTGTTTCTCAGTGTGAAATaaggtttaatttttattagctTAAAGATTGTCCAGCTAGTTGACAATAAAGATCACTGAAGTGGAGGTAAGTAAAATGAACTTTTTGAAGTACTGTTCGCTTTTGGGTGGCTTTTGCAAAATCTGTGTCATACTTCAACCATGGTCACTTGCTTCCTTGATCCAGAACTGAGTGCAGCTATCCTTACagcaagtgaaaacaaaacaaggctcTGGAATAAGTGAAGAACTGGTCCTGCTGGAGatgtttctcttccttcagaGAGATACTAGAATTACAAAAAACACTTACCTGTGCATACCCATTACACTTAGTCTTTATCTTGGAAATTGATGGAGTTATAACGTGTTGGAAACTATTTCAAAGACTGTGATAGAAGATTGCCTTTTAAACTACACTGTAAAGCgcttttgctttatattttcgTGCAGAACATCTATGGCTCTCAAAATGCATCCACAACTGTTGTAATGTTTTAGTCCCATGCTGTCTGGGATGACACTGAGTAATTCAAATAGAGttgctttctctgcctcctctgtAGCCAGTCTAGGACTCTTACAATTGCTTGCAGCTCcgacttttaaaaattattatttttatgtaactACAAAGGTAGACATTTATGGAGAAATTAAGTTGGCTTTTCTGTGTTATGTACTGCCTGGGAGTTGCCTGGCCATGAGCAAAGGTGTTATCTATATGCATCATGATCAGAAGTTCGAAACTGTCTTTATGAAAGGCTTTGAAATACTGTCTTTCTTTAACCCTGAACAGAGTCAGATGGAGTTCAGCATTGCATCTCTGTCCATACAAGAACAAGGTGGTAGCCAGTTGCAAAATGAACAGAGGCAACCCGTTAAAGCAGCATCTGGTGTCCAAGTCCCTAAATCTTCTCAAGCCAATAAGACCCCTGGCTCTGACGGGTTGATAGCAtccaggaaggaagaggagtcCTCTTTCTGGAAGATAAATGCAGAGCGGTCAAAGTTTGAAGGAGACAAGTCTGAGTTCCAGTCCCTGACCCCCAGCCAGATCAAGTCcatggagaaaggagagaaaccCCTTCCATCTTTTTATAGACAAGAGTCTACTCCAAAGGAGATGGCAAAAGCTGAGAAGCCCAGCATAACAAAACCAGAGAAGTCTGCCGCCCCCAACCTACCTTCTGTATCCCTTGAATGGGAGAAACCTCAACCAACTCAACTCCCTGCTAGTTCTCTAGATGACTTCTTTCTTCCTGACCCACCACAGGACCTGGCATCTTCTAGGACAAACAAGGAAGATAGTGATGGTACTATACTTACAGATCCACAACTGCCTGGGCAGGTAAGGACTGTTATACCCACTGTCCTTAGACTTAAAATCTGTGTAGCATATTAAAATCTGACAAGGCCCCTCTGGAAGATGCGGGACTCCATAAAGCATTAAGCCATAGCTAAGCTTGATGGCTTTTTATCCTGCAAATTTAAAGAACTCTATTTAACCAACATATTAACTGCTATTGTTTGTTTCTATCAAGTATATTTTAGTATAGTAAAGTTCATAGGATAAAGGCATCGTTTAAATACAATAGCAGAAACACTGACATGGTAGCCAGTGGCCAACTGATAGCAAGCCACCTAGCAATTTATGGTAAAGAGCTTTCCGTAGCAAGGAAAAAAGTTGTGGGGTGGGaattttgggttggttttttttatttgtatgttttttttcttgaaacagCAAGAcacttaatggaaaaaaaagaaggttttaACTTGGAAAATAGGTGAAGTTTTTTGGTACACACAGCATTGCGGTGAATGTTGCAACTAGTTTCTCAGCTGTTTTAAGCCCAACACCCACTTCCCAGTGCTTTGTCccaggcagctgggctgctttcaaatgtgttttctcttaAAGTCCAAAATGGAAATGGAATGAGCTTCCAAAATTAGCCCGctcaatgtttttttaataaaaaaaccctgaaaaccccagcaaaagaaaataaccgTAAGCAGCTCAGTAGCCAgttgaagatatttaaaaaagcagaaactgatctgtaagaaaagaaagggaacaaCAGGATATGACATgatgaggggaagaaaagaaaaaggaaaagatctgCAGCCTAAAAACTGTGAAGTAGAGAAGAGAAGTGGTTCTTCAAATGGAGCAGCTCAGTTCTGTTTGGCATCTGTAGCATCACACTGGCATAAGCCTGACAGATTACTGCACACCTTAAACATGTCACATAGGTTTTTCTCTACCATATTTTCCCAACAGTGATTGTTTAAATACCAAACAAGATGATGTGAGGCCAGGAGGATGCAGGATGACGTAAATATTTGCAAGAGAAATAAGTGGCAGCACTTAAGAGAGAACAACACTTAAACCACTTCAGGAGCCCtgtgtttagggttttttttctgaaactaagGCATAATGCTTCTTTAGCAGTTTTGCTACAAATTGTGACCATGGTAGTCCTTCAGGCTTTATGTTTTCCTACAAGTTGATGGTTTGTTACAGTTTCAGTTCCTTTGTGAATGTTTTCTagctaaatgaaatattttgaaaaccttgatttttctgtctgtggAGAAACAGGTCTCCCATGCAAAATATAAACAGAGTAGCAGAGACGATTGTGTGCGATAGAATTTCCTTAATTTATTCTCTGGATTATTTTCCCTGTTCTGGAGAAGGGTGCCATGCTCTAGAAAGCGAATCCAGATACTATGTCCATTGAATAGTCTTCCTGAAGACTAAAATTGCTCTAAATGTCATGGCTAAAAGTGCAGCACTGCAGGAGTGAGCTGTTCTTGATAGCCTAGTAAATAACTTGTCAACAAAGTTTAAACTGTGTAGTTTTCTGGAAACAACTGGCTGTCATTGCAACAGGCAATCCATTGAATTAGTGACGCTTACAATCTGTGTTTGTTTCATTCTCTGCAGTGCCCAGTCCAGTCTAAAAATCAatctttatgtatttttctatggggacaaaaaagaaaaaaccaaacattttccCTGCAGAGCACtgcaagaattttatttttatctgtaatTACCTTTTTGGCTATTATGAGTATTTTTCTGTGTCTAGTATTTCCTGGTATAGGTTCTTAGGTATACTAGAGCAAGGTGAAGAACTTGAAATTTTGGCAGACAGCATTTTAAACTTTTGTAGATAGGCAGGCAAGTACTGAGTTTGTAATACCATAATTAAGAAccgtattttcttttctttccttgcagaCTAGTACAAGCAATGTTATCTTGAAGACTGGCTTTGATTTTCTAGACAACTGGTAAAAGATACTTCAAAATACATCAAACCGATACTGGGGAAGGAATGGAATATCTTTCTCCTTCTATGTTAATTTACTagcatttgtgtttttttctagaagtaACTTTTGAACTCTTAAATGTTGCCTTTGTATAAACTTTTGTAATACCAtatgcagttttgttttttaaatagtgaTAGAAGTGTGGTTtcatttggatatttttttaatatctgttaAAATTTTTAGTAGCTACTGTATCAAGAGGATGGGAGAAGATACCATACATGtgttacagaaaaacaaatgagagTCTGTATCCTAGAAATGGATCCTACAGGACCAGATTGTTGTTTTCAGTCGAAACCTTGCTAGCATGGCTTGTAAGAAATAGTGTTGCACGTGAAATGGTTCCAAATAAGCAAATAATTCCATACTTCAGATAACTAGCAAAACcagtaagaaaaataagcatatgGAAGAATTGCattgatttctgtatttcatgtaGTTTGAAAGGAACTTTTGTACTGCTTATTCAAAAACACTAATCTTTTGAAGAGGACAAAGGCATTGCCAAAATGATGGATCCAATGAAGCACTGTGTGTATACCCTACAAACCTGCTAAAATAACATAATAAGAGTGTTAGAAAAATGACCTGGGGAAATAACAGGTGTTTCTAGTCTTTGGATTAAAGACTTCGGGGGTGGAGTGGAGGGGAATGGGATAACGCCTAATGAATGGGAGAAATCGTCTTCAGGGAACACAAGCCTAATGATTTCACTGCCTCCTTACTAGAGCATAACTCTTGATAATAGTAGTGCTGGAAGTGCAGCACTGGGAATTGCTGGAGCGTAGATTACCTTTTTATTAGGAAACCACTGTATTTTTTGGAGGTCATAGCAGTATAaggcttctttgttttttaagcagCTTATCGTCTCAAGGACTCATCAACTTTGgtgctttttcctccttgtggGTACATTCTTTTCAGCATTCAACGTCTGGGATACGTTTGTTCCTGAGGTGCAGAGAGGCATCTCAAGGTGGCCCTCCGCAGACTTGCCTCCGGTTCTGCTTTCGAATGATGTTTGGTGTTTAAAATGTAGAAAACAAGACTAGCTGTCGTTTGAATATGTTGTCTCTGAAATGCAGCATGATTTACACACTGACTCTCACTGTGTTTACCTCACCTTGAAGCCTTAATTCCCCCTACGCACAGCCAGTGACTGGTCTGCTCCAATGCCAAAGGTTTGACCTTTCTCTTTACCTCAGCAATAGTCCCATAGCATTTGTTTGGGGTGGAAGGCAAAACACAGGGCTCGAATGGGTCCAGCCAAGGCTGTAAGAAGGTCACCATCTCCAAGACCATAATTGTGCTAGGCTTCTCATGGATTAGCACTTGATGTTTGGTTCACTGCCAGGGGCAGTTAATTGTGCAGAACTGGATGCTGCAGGatatttttctgcctgttaCAGGAAGAGTTTTAGATGTCCTGGAAGAATCCTTTCCTCTAATTGCTGTGCTGTTTGCTCTGAACAAGCAGAGGATGCTGATAGAGCATTAAAGCTTACCTATTGATCAAGGAAAATGCTGTAAGCTACGCCCTCCACTCCTCCCCCAAAAAGAACCACCAAGCCCTCCAGTTTTTCTAGTGTTTTCTTAAAA
This genomic window contains:
- the C2H1orf198 gene encoding uncharacterized protein C1orf198 homolog isoform X1; the protein is MASMAAAIAASRTAVMNGGNRPLDERERKRFSYFSSLSPMARKIMAEKERIRERYGPEWERLPPRQQDEIIDKCLVEPHIQARYAAHRGAARPNNNSSSSSSFPSLRLSTGQKVVRFGDEDLTWQDEHSAPFSWETKSQMEFSIASLSIQEQGGSQLQNEQRQPVKAASGVQVPKSSQANKTPGSDGLIASRKEEESSFWKINAERSKFEGDKSEFQSLTPSQIKSMEKGEKPLPSFYRQESTPKEMAKAEKPSITKPEKSAAPNLPSVSLEWEKPQPTQLPASSLDDFFLPDPPQDLASSRTNKEDSDGTILTDPQLPGQTSTSNVILKTGFDFLDNW
- the C2H1orf198 gene encoding uncharacterized protein C1orf198 homolog isoform X2 codes for the protein MASMAAAIAASRTAVMNGGNRPLDERERKRFSYFSSLSPMARKIMAEKERIRERYGPEWERLPPRQQDEIIDKCLVEPHIQARYAAHRGAARPNNNSSSSSSFPSLRLSTGQKVVRFGDESQMEFSIASLSIQEQGGSQLQNEQRQPVKAASGVQVPKSSQANKTPGSDGLIASRKEEESSFWKINAERSKFEGDKSEFQSLTPSQIKSMEKGEKPLPSFYRQESTPKEMAKAEKPSITKPEKSAAPNLPSVSLEWEKPQPTQLPASSLDDFFLPDPPQDLASSRTNKEDSDGTILTDPQLPGQTSTSNVILKTGFDFLDNW